One window of the Benincasa hispida cultivar B227 chromosome 3, ASM972705v1, whole genome shotgun sequence genome contains the following:
- the LOC120074291 gene encoding uncharacterized protein LOC120074291, which produces MAKSAAQITYPPPSPSLSNLRHRAFIPSSPMPPPNGTVSGVSPPPPPSPINLRLLSFKSSSQSYTSLKDILPSASAAVNSPTAASPANSGYEISIRNRLVKQAAWAYLQPMSASSYSAGPNFFHRFWLRFSTANPIYGCLGFIRGTIIPAIIRVFRFCICL; this is translated from the coding sequence ATGGCCAAATCCGCCGCCCAAATAACCTACCCACCGCCGTCGCCGTCACTCTCAAATCTCCGCCACAGAGCCTTTATTCCCTCCTCCCCCATGCCTCCGCCAAACGGCACCGTTTCCGGCGTTTCCCCTCCTCCACCGCCATCTCCAATTAACTTGAGGCTCCTCTCCTTCAAGTCCTCTTCTCAATCCTACACCTCTCTCAAGGACATCCTTCCCTCCGCCTCCGCCGCCGTCAACTCTCCCACCGCCGCTTCCCCTGCTAACTCCGGCTATGAAATCTCCATCCGCAACCGCCTCGTTAAGCAAGCCGCTTGGGCCTATCTCCAACCTATGTCCGCTTCTTCCTATTCCGCCGGCCCCAACTTCTTCCACCGTTTCTGGCTCCGTTTCTCTACTGCAAATCCGATCTACGGTTGTCTCGGATTCATTAGAGGCACTATCATTCCGGCTATAATCCGAGTCTTTCGGTTCTGCATTTGCTTGTGA
- the LOC120074290 gene encoding putative HVA22-like protein g, with protein sequence MFGDLITRCLLMVFGYAYPAFECYKTLEKSSRSLDVESLRFWCKYWILVAIFTFFERIADVLIAWLPLYGEMKLVFLVYLWHPKTKGSGHVYGTMLQPYLVKNEAEIERMMVEMKVRAWDLSYLFWTNFSEMAHSGFLKVLKCAADFQSTKFKNSPFQLQRNDQQQQPPITSPPPPNKLPSFSARSADQTNDSPRAAPQFIVGISRVDSETAEVDDGQSSDFCETESFVNEEDKPASPYPPGARARLRRIKPQS encoded by the exons ATGTTTGGAGATTTGATCACACGATGCCTCTT gaTGGTTTTTGGGTATGCATATCCAGCATTTGAATGTTACAAAACATTAGAGAAGAGTAGTCGAAGTCTTGATGTTGAATCACTACGTTTTTGGTGCAAatattg gATTCTTGTGgctatttttacattttttgaaAGGATTGCTGATGTTTTAATAGCTTG GCTCCCTTTGTATGGTGAAATGAAGCTGGTTTTTCTTGTCTACTTATGGCATCCCAAAACCAAG gGAAGTGGGCATGTGTATGGAACAATGTTGCAGCCAtatttggtgaagaatgaagcagaaatagaaagaatgatggtggaaatgaaagtgagaGCTTGGGATTTGAGTTATCTATTTTGGACAAACTTTTCAGAAATGGCACATTCTGGCTTCCTTAAAGTCCTCAAATGTGCTGCTGATTTCCAATCTACTAAGTTTAAGAACTCACCCTTCCAACTTCAG AGAAACGATCAGCAACAGCAACCGCCGATAACGTCACCACCGCCACCGAACAAATTGCCGTCGTTTTCCGCCCGATCCGCCGATCAGACAAACGATTCTCCGAGAGCCGCACCGCAGTTCATCGTCGGAATCAGCCGCGTCGATTCGGAGACGGCGGAAGTAGATGACGGCCAATCCTCGGACTTCTGCGAGACAGAGAGTTTTGTTAATGAAGAAGATAAACCTGCATCTCCTTATCCTCCAGGGGCTCGAGCTCGCTTAAGGCGAATTAAACCACAATCATAG